The Pyrenophora tritici-repentis strain M4 chromosome 8, whole genome shotgun sequence genome contains a region encoding:
- a CDS encoding oryzin precursor produces MKSTFSVAAGLLGLCSSVLAATNEGFINKFALPANHSSELKEYIVTFWRNETIPRPIDDYLDALDLKKTNDIKIFESSPGVDPHVLIVRMCDEHAQIFKDLTEVNIVEEKAIVKSFATQQGAPWGLQRLSSATGATGSPKTEDFTYSFDDSSLGAGVDIYVVDTGVRTTHAVFTGRAKQGFTATGSFTDGDGHGTHTASTAAGAKFGVAQGANVIEVKVLGDDGSGASSDTIRGMDWVITQHNTRKTQPGFVGSIMSMSWGLQGTAASVDEVIAGASEAGIHISVAAGNDGADACGSTPAHLGGANSNVVTVGSVNIDNKVSSFSNIGKCVDIYAPGEQILSAWNTGDAVINFLSGTSMACPHTTGVMAYLMTQDVAGLGQNPKALKAKLLETARQGVVSGNMGGSANLLLSNGVNGAVAQRLVKNYVVPDNSDLSNSGLSGSGAARAAAVMASKVTLDKRFTFHSRETTLRF; encoded by the coding sequence ATGAAGTCTACCTTCTCCGTCGCCGCCGGCCTCTTGGGCCTTTGCTCGTCCGTGCTTGCGGCCACTAACGAGGGCTTCATTAACAAGTTTGCCCTCCCTGCCAACCACTCCTCCGAACTCAAGGAGTACATTGTCACCTTCTGGCGCAATGAGACCATCCCTAGGCCGATTGATGACTACCTCGACGCCTTGGACCTGAAGAAGACCAACGACATCAAGATCTTTGAGTCGTCGCCCGGCGTCGACCCCCATGTTCTCATTGTCAGGATGTGCGATGAGCACGCCCAGATCTTCAAGGACTTGACCGAAGTCAACATCGTCGAGGAGAAGGCTATTGTAAAGTCATTTGCAACCCAACAGGGTGCTCCATGGGGTCTGCAGCGACTTTCAAGCGCAACTGGCGCGACTGGATCCCCAAAGACTGAGGACTTTACCTACTCCTTTGATGACTCATCGCTCGGTGCTGGCGTTGACATTTACGTTGTCGACACTGGTGTGCGAACAACCCACGCCGTCTTCACTGGCCGTGCCAAACAGGGCTTCACTGCTACTGGTTCATTCACCGACGGCGATGGTCACGGTACTCACACTGCATCCACTGCTGCTGGTGCCAAGTTCGGTGTTGCCCAGGGTGCCAACGTCATCGAGGTCAAGGTTCTTGGTGACGATGGATCTGGTGCTTCTTCCGATACTATCAGAGGCATGGACTGGGTCATCACCCAGCACAACACGCGCAAGACGCAGCCCGGCTTTGTCGGTTCCATCATGAGCATGTCTTGGGGTCTGCAGGGCACCGCTGCCTCGGTCGACGAAGTCATTGCCGGAGCTAGCGAGGCCGGTATCCACATCTCAGTCGCAGCCGGCAACGACGGCGCTGATGCATGTGGCTCCACTCCTGCTCACCTCGGTGGCGCAAACTCCAACGTCGTCACTGTCGGATCCGTCAACATCGACAACAAGGTCTCAAGCTTCTCCAATATCGGCAAGTGCGTTGACATCTACGCCCCCGGCGAGCAGATCCTCAGCGCCTGGAACACGGGCGACGCCGTCATCAACTTCCTCTCTGGTACTTCAATGGCCTGCCCTCACACCACCGGTGTCATGGCCTACCTTATGACGCAGGATGTCGCCGGTCTCGGCCAGAACCCAAAGGCCCTCAAGGCCAAGCTCCTGGAGACTGCCCGCCAGGGTGTCGTCTCCGGTAACATGGGTGGCTCCGCAAACTTGCTCCTCAGCAATGGTGTCAACGGCGCCGTCGCTCAGCGTCTGGTCAAGAACTACGTCGTCCCCGATAACAGCGACCTCAGCAACAGCGGTCTAAGCGGTAGCGGTGCTGCTCGCGCTGCCGCCGTCATGGCCAGCAAGGTCACCCTCGACAAGCGCTTCACCTTCCACTCGCGGGAAACCACACTCCGCTTCTAG
- a CDS encoding NAD-binding-8 multi-domain protein, whose protein sequence is MIPFFSILSLFLIPFAVAEPTFGYRNSKPIELVKDVAIIGGGASGTYAAVRLREDLNKSIVVIEPKSRLGGHADSYRVPNTNITLNYGVEAYLPYGPALDFFARFGIPTRTYASTRLTALNVDVETGKELKGYIPPSGNATGAAFQRWLNITSKYKDMLEPGYWDFPQPDDIPEDFLMPFEDFAKKYQVEAAIPSIITISGVGYGGIRHLLTLEIFQRFGWSLIKDLLQGSLFQPLDNNGVLYERALALLKSDVLLSSTVKDTKRTSNGVELLVKQGDVEYIIKARRVLFTAGPSLKNLAPFHPDSKEKAPFSTWTTDAELVGIVKAPCLPENYSFTYLPSSVVPSNQLSIKDWPYSLSLESTGPSGLGLFRVIFGANYTLSVDRFKNLTKASIGKLQDAGTVAGKCDAEFKAVADHTRPLWKQSAETLRAGFVQDLYALQGYRSMWYTGYAWAEQYSSPIWGFTDTVLSRLLKDLEAEDS, encoded by the exons ATGATTCCATTCTTCAGCATTTTATCCCTGTTTCTGATACCCTTCGCTGTAGCGGAACCTACTTTCGGCTACCGCAACTCAAAACCCATTGAACTTGTCAAAGATGTCGCAATCATTGGTGGAGGGGCATCTGGCACGTATGCAGCTGTCCGGCTCCGTGAGGACCTAAACAAGAGCATTGTGGTGATCGAACCCAAATCAAGACTTGGCGGCCATGCTGATTCCTATCGTGTCCCTAATACCAACATCACCCTCAATTACGGTGTTGAGGCGTATTTACCATATGGCCCAGCCCTCGATTTCTTCGCGCGCTTTGGCATCCCCACACGCACGTACGCCTCCACGAGACTGACGGCACTGAATGTCGACGTCGAAACTGGCAAGGAACTCAAAGGTTACATCCCACCAAGTGGCAACGCTACCGGCGCGGCTTTCCAGCGATGGCTCAACATCACATCGAAATACAAAGACATGTTGGAGCCTGGCTATTGGGACTTTCCGCAGCCGGATGACATCCCTGAAGACTTCCTTATGCCGTTTGAGGATTTTGCGAAGAAGTACCAGGTTGAAGCAGCTATCCCGAGTATTATAACGATATCGGGGGTGGGATATGGTGGTATTCGTCATCTTTTGACGTTGGAAATCTTCCAAAGGTTTGGGTGGTCGCTTATAAAAG ATTTACTACAAGGTTCACTCTTCCAACCACTCGATAACAATGGAGTCCTGTACGAACGCGCGCTCGCACTACTTAAATCGGACGTGCTATTATCCAGCACAGTCAAAGATACAAAAAGGACGTCAAACGGAGTCGAACTATTGGTGAAACAAGGAGACGTCGAATACATCATCAAAGCGCGTCGTGTACTATTCACCGCAGGCCCGAGCCTAAAAAACCTAGCTCCCTTCCACCCCGACAGCAAAGAAAAAGCTCCTTTCTCAACCTGGACTACAGACGCCGAGTTAGTCGGCATCGTAAAGGCACCCTGCCTACCCGAAAACTACTCCTTCACATACCTGCCTTCATCAGTCGTACCGTCGAACCAGCTTTCCATCAAAGACTGGCCATACAGCTTGAGTTTAGAATCCACCGGCCCATCTGGTCTAGGTCTTTTCAGGGTAATTTTCGGTGCAAACTATACACTCTCGGTCGATAGGTTCAAGAACTTGACAAAGGCGAGTATCGGAAAACTTCAAGACGCAGGGACTGTCGCGGGCAAGTGCGATGCAGAGTTCAAGGCTGTTGCAGACCATACTCGGCCGCTATGGAAGCAATCGGCAGAGACACTGCGAGCGGGGTTCGTGCAAGACTTGTACGCCTTGCAAGGGTATAGGAGTATGTGGTATACTGGGTATGCTTGGGCTGAACAGTATAGCTCACCGATTTGGGGTTTTACGGATACTGTGTTGTCGAGGCTTTTGAAGGATCTGGAAGCTGAGGATTCCTAA
- a CDS encoding galactosyl transferase GMA12-MNN10 family protein, producing the protein MPTLKTLQVPYQRPHTRPLQQFAAHGDSQCLPETSPQLLEEAAAKRVTCRKYSPFVAGRARVATVTAQFGEPQEHYQRALKTHLLHALVHGTEVRVMCDAMVDDLWNKPAFILNLLMQEMLKPEKDRLEWIQWVDRDTLILDQCRPITSFLPPSDEALRGSLWGRNDDAPKNETHMLVTKDWNGLNNGIFMLRVNNWAIDLFTAILAFRHYKPDVDLPFTEQSAMEHVLREDQFKDQARYVPQHWFNGYEEGGADLFDKRENIEGMKEYFVRRGDYLLHFAGRSDRSNLLKEWSDMLEHQGDVWQEDRVQRDVRAEVQTFYRDLGQGK; encoded by the coding sequence ATGCCGACCTTGAAGACTCTGCAAGTACCGTATCAGAGGCCACATACGCGCCCGTTACAGCAATTTGCCGCCCACGGTGACTCGCAATGTTTACCGGAAACATCGCCTCAGTTGCTTGAAGAAGCTGCAGCAAAGCGCGTGACATGTCGAAAGTACTCGCCATTCGTGGCGGGAAGAGCACGCGTCGCGACCGTCACAGCGCAATTTGGCGAGCCACAGGAACACTACCAAAGAGCGTTAAAGACACATCTCCTTCACGCTCTGGTCCATGGAACAGAGGTCAGAGTTATGTGCGATGCGATGGTCGATGACTTGTGGAACAAGCCAGCATTCATACTCAACCTTCTCATGCAGGAGATGCTCAAGCCCGAGAAGGATCGACTGGAATGGATACAATGGGTTGATCGCGACACACTCATCCTCGACCAGTGTCGACCAATAACGAGTTTTCTGCCGCCATCAGACGAAGCGCTCCGCGGTTCGTTGTGGGGCCGCAACGATGATGCCCCGAAGAACGAGACACACATGCTCGTTACGAAAGACTGGAACGGCCTCAACAACGGCATCTTCATGCTTCGCGTCAACAATTGGGCCATTGACCTCTTCACCGCCATTCTCGCCTTCAGGCATTACAAGCCTGATGTCGACCTACCTTTTACCGAGCAATCCGCCATGGAGCACGTCCTTCGTGAGGACCAATTCAAAGATCAAGCGCGATACGTACCGCAACACTGGTTCAACGGCTACGAGGAAGGCGGAGCAGACTTGTTCGACAAAAGAGAAAACATAGAAGGGATGAAGGAATACTTCGTAAGAAGAGGAGATTATCTGCTGCATTTCGCGGGGCGGAGCGACAGGAGCAACTTGCTGAAAGAGTGGAGTGACATGCTGGAACACCAGGGTGACGTTTGGCAAGAGGACAGGGTTCAGCGAGATGTTCGTGCAGAAGTCCAAACGTTCTATCGGGACCTCGGGCAAGGGAAGTGA